AGGGAATGACACCGTCATAGCTGAGGGAGCTGATGAGAGAGGGTCTCCCACGGGAACTGCAGTGTAAGAAATAAAGAGTAATTTGTCTCAACAAAGCGAGAAATTCTGTTTCAGAGccaaaaacacagcaaaaacaCAGGCCTGCCTCTGGTGCTGAAAGATGTATTCTTCCCAGAGCCAGTGGATTTAAAAGCTATTTCTCCTGCATCCATTTGACTTCCTAGGAGAACATGTACCAATAACTCCCAGAGGTGAAATGTGCTCTTGCTACCTCTAAATGATTTTCCCATTCATAAGTTTTGCCTTTGACAGAGAATAATGATTTCCCCTGTAGTTACGTTTGTCAAAACCAGAACATTATTATGTCACTTGAGCCATGAACAGCTGTACTGATGAACTCCTCAGCAGTAAAAATCCTGCTTTCTCCcatttaactggaaaaaagttCAACCTTAGTAGTAATAAATGGGAGGACATGAAGGAAGAAATCAGCAGAAGGCCAACAAACATGTTAGTGTGTATGAAAAGTGTCGGAGCGTTTTTCCAGAGATTTGCATGATGAAGCTTTGTCTGCTGCATGCAACGTTTTGCTAATTTGTTTTGAGAATTAAATGTCTTCAGATTCCTCGTGTCTTCCTGAATATGAAGGCCAAGTTTTCATctaagcaaaattaatttgtggTATGTCTAcctgcaaaaacaaataaacccccTTTGAGCTTTCTTTAATGAAATCCGAAGCAAAGTCCTATGAAGCAGTCATGTCACTCTGTCTGCTGTGCCTGCTAATTAAAAAGATGTCTGATTCTGTAAGGAAACTGGAGAATAGCATAACCAAATGGTGCAGGCACTTAACATTAAAGAAGCCCTAACACTGTTAGGCACAAGAGTATtagtttgaaaacaaattaaaggcATCCTAGATGCTCCTGCAGAGGTTTAATATTTTACCTAAAGTGCTATCTGCTCTTCATTACTCTCTTCCTCAAAGCTGGCACTTAGTCACAGTCAGCTGAAATTGCATTTGGAGAGAGGAGATAACTGCACAAGTACTAAAGGCAGCCATAAAGTGTCAATAAATTGCATAAGCAAGAGGCTTCAGCTGTCTGTGAGCGACACGAAGATGGATTGTCCTACGTCAGAGAGTTTCTTAGACAAAGCTTTGAACTAGATAGGAAACCAAAATTAGACTGTAATGGAGAGATTCCATCCTCAGTGGACATTCTGGTTGGGATACTAAATTAATTTACCTTGTCCAGAGTGTACAGCCTCATCTGTTACGTTGTAGGGCTATAATGCAGTTGTCAAGATGTACTTGTGTTCTTATAACTTTGTTTCCTGTCTCTTACTGGAGCACACTGCTTATGTTGAAAGGGTAATTCAAATAGACTCAGAATAATCTTTAGCAAAAGAAGAGCAGAATACTAGTTtcagaataaagaagaaagcatGGAGGCTTGTGTATTTCCCCCCCAACAGATGAAATTTGCAGCTCTAGTTCTCTGTATTAAATTCACCAGATGTTAATAGCGTAACAGGAAGGTGTAAGTAGTTTACTTGCTTCTGCTTTGTCCTTCTTAATCAAGGGGAAGTTAAATGATCTTGCTccacttctgtttcttctcataTTTTAGGAATGCCAGCAGAATGTGAAATCCAGCATACCTGTCTTGAAATACCAGAGTCAATTAAACATGACAGGTGCTGGCCGCCTGTATCCCcggagcagctgcagcagcagtgaactCTCCCTCTCAAGTGCTTGCAGTGAATATTCCAGTGGTTCCTCTCACACATGGAATGATGGAAAGACATGCAGCAAAAGGGTAAATCAAATTAATTGACTTCATTTATTAGCTTAAATTAATCTGAAACAAGATTAATTGAAAAACTGCCTAtttcaggattttgttttcacttttttccttcttctgattttaaaactgGCATTACTAAACTCACTACAGGTTCTCTTCCCAACGTCTGCCTCTCTCCCcttatttagttatttattttactgttccTTGATCACTCCAATTTGTTTGGTTTCCTCATTTATTCTGACACTTACTCTGCCTTTTGTAATTCAGATTGTTTTTCTATATCTTAGTCCTTCCATTCATATCATTCATATTGTTCTTCCTAAAGCTTTTTAATGCACTGCACCTTTTACACCACTATGGAgtcctttattaaaaaataacatagcTATTAAAAGCAATAGATGACATGTAAAGCCCAGTGTGACTCCTAAATCTCTTTATTAAAATGGTAACACTTTACATTAACAGCACTTGTGAGTAATATGtgagttttattttgttttaacagtCATCCATGAGCTGGGATAAAAGAATAAGCATTGGTTCTTCACTCCCAAGCAACCTCTCAAGTCCTGCAGATGATCTACCTCCAACTCGTATCAAGGAAAACCATATCTTAGAAGCGCTGAAGAAAttacagaagcaaaaaatattaCTTGAATCACCTTCAGTAATATCAAAATGGGGTTACAAAGACTGTATGAACTCTAATGAAGGAATATATTCCCCTGGAGTTAAATGTGGCAGCCATAACGAGCAGACTCATTGCAAGCCGATGGAAACTGGAAGTGTTTGCATTGAACATAACAAAACTTTCTCTTATGATTCAGATTCACATGATGATGCTGATGATGACTcttcctcctcactgctgctgctgcaggaaataCCAAGCAAAGACAGCAGGACCTATTGTAACAAATTAACTCACAGCATTTCTGACAGTCTCTTTGACTGGGATCCTAATAGGAAACACTTGCCAGAAAGAAATTCGTATTTTAATTCAAAGGAGAGACCTGAAAAATTGACTAGTTTTGTCAGTGGATTTCAGGCAGAAGTAAAATCATGCACCAGGGCAAAGCTGCCAGAGTTACCGTTCAATCAAAGCCATGCTAATATAGGCTGGAAGGactttaattttcagctttcagataCTGATGACAATGAAGTCTTGGATGAATTGCATATAGAAAGCAGTGATGAGAAAAGTCCTTCAGATTTATTAGCAACCCCATTTACTGAGAAGTACACAAAGACCTCTGACATGCTCAAAGTCACAGAGAATTCTCACTTTGTATCTACCgacaaagaggaaaaacaggTATCTGCTCACTCAGACATTAGGCCAAAGATATGTAATTTCGTTAAACAACAAAAGATTATAAAAAAGACCTCTTCTGAAGAGTGCATCACCGTAATATTTGATGCTGAGGATGGAGAGCCTATTGAATTCAGCTCACATCAAACTGGAGTTGTCACTGTAAcaagaaatgaaatttcaatCAACCAACCAGAAACAAGGTCCAGTGCAGAATATGCTGAGCTTAAACCTCAGGGAAGAACTGATTTGCAGACAGGAACCAGTGCTAGAAACTGCCCTGCTATCGAAAGACCTGAAGATGAAACCGAGAAACAGACTCTTGGAGATAACACAgggaataaaaatacagctgtcCCCATGACCAGCAGTGAATCTTCACACTGTGGAAATGTGACACTGCAAAATACTCCACAACAAAAACTGGTGAAGCCAGTGTATGATGGATCATACAAGGCCAGCTCAACCTCCACAGTGCATGCAGGAATCCGTCAAAGGCCAAATTTGACTAAAATACCCAGCAGAGGTAAATTTTCTCCACAAAAGAATGCAATGATGGAGAGCGAGGAGACACCTGTAGCTCACCCAGTGGGCACTGCAACCCTTGAAAAATCACCTGCTCTCCCACCTGTAAAACTCTCACGATTCAAAAAGGCGCAAAGTCCGCCTCGTAATTTTGACTCAAAAGTTGAGTTCCAGGTTCCAAAGCCCCCTGCCCACCTTTTGCCTGGCTTGAAACATCCAGGCAGAGGTGAGGGGTCAAAGCATCCAAAGAGTCAGAATCCAGCATCACCACTGTTGCCTCAGCACCTTACAGAGCCCAGTGACTATGGAGAACCTCCAACCAGAGACTCCCATTGTGATTTAGCAACCGTAGAAGCCCGATCACTATCCCCACCCCTTCCTCCAGGCAGGTCAACATCACTCTTGGTTCGCCCTAATTATGCTCATTCACCACCTGTACCAGTAAAGTTAGGAGGAGCTGGTCCCagtgaaacagcaaaaaatatactgaaatcCTCACCACTAAAAGGAACTGTGAACTCTGGCTTTCATAATCAATCTGGTAatgaaatgcaaggaaaaactGTATCTTCTGGGGCCAAAATTGAATTATCTTACCTTcaagaaaatgcagaagcaaTTATGCAAAGTAAATGCAAATCTCAGCAACCCCATAGTGCATGCCAAGTACTTTCCAAAGTTTCCACAAAGCAAGTCTGCACAAAAAGCACTCATCAGCTGGGTTTCCCCAGGAATCGTGAGTTTTCCAAGACAGATTTTCAAAAAGCCAGGTCCTTTTCCATAGGTTGTCCATCACTGGAAACAACTTCTTCACAACATGTGTATTCCaataaaaaagatatttccaGTGGCAGTGGAGTGGATCAGCCACAAAAGATGTCAAACATTCTCCCCACAACTCCTCAATGTCATACAACAAGCACAAGTGAGCCTTTACTATCTCAGGTAAACAATTCTACATTTTCAGCACTGTTTCATAGTAGTGACACTGCACATGCTACCCAACACTCTAGTgagaaaggaatgaaaactCGTCTCCCTGTAGGGCTGAAATTATTTGTCAAATCTCCCCAGCTTCTCCGGAAGAGTTCTACTGTaccagggaagcaggaaaaagacaGTATAAATGCAGCTTCCAAAAGTAATGTGAGCTCAAACAAGTACCAGCAAAACGAATCTGTAAGTGTAACCACTAGAGATGCAATGGATACTGAATTAAAAGACTCTGCATCTGatactgaagtaaaaaataattttactgtgGGACTTAGTATGGAAACAGCATCACCTCCTTCACATGAGAACTGCAGCATGGTGGTAGGCAGAGCAGATGGATTAGAAAACAAATCAGTTAAGAGATCAGTTTCTTCTAGCAACAAGTCACACTTGAAGCCAGCTCTGGGCATGAATGGAGCAAAAGCTCGTAGTCAGAGTTTTAGCATTCACACAGGGGAAAAGGCAGCTGCCTCTGGAACAGAAGGTCTTGGAAAAGTAAGGACTCAGATTATTACAAACACTTCTGATAGAGGAAATTCTCTAACAAGGCAGAACTCAGCCGTGGAAGGACTTCAAATCAAGGCTGTTCCTGGGTCAGTGGTGGTGCCAGAGACTTTGTCATATACTcccaaaagcacagaaaattccTATTCTAGACAAAGTTCTCTTGGAAACATGAGTAGTTGCAATAGCCAGCATGGAAGCCCAAGCAAACTGCCCTTCAGATCATCTCCAAAAGTAGACTTGTTTCACAGCACTTCGAAATGTGATGGAAACAAACTGTTTTCTCAGAAAGATGCACGCAGTCTGTCTGTCCAGAGTGAGAAAAGTACTGAAAGCTTTAAACATGAAGCTAGAAGTAAAAAAAGTGTTCTGCCAGCAGAGTTGGAGTTAGAAGCATCAGCTACTGTATCTTCCAAACAAACTTCATCATTTCAGAGCTTGGATCAAATAAAGTGTCCTCATAAAGTGGAAGCAGCAAAGTCACCAAGACAACAAATGTCTTTAAAGTTAGCAGAAGCCTCTGAGAAGGTTTTTGATGTTTTGAGTTCACCAGCTCTACAACCTACAATAGAGGAGAAAGTCATGTTATGCATCCAAGAAAATGTGCAAAAGGGTCAGGGACAAAGCAAATCTCTAACTGTGGAGACTAAACAAAAGAGTGGACCCTCTATAGCCAGTTGGTTTGGCTTTAGAAAGAGTAAGCTCCCAGCACTGAGTAGCAGGAAAGCTGAGGTTCCTAAAtcaaaggtagaaaaaaaagatgcgAAAGTTTCAGGATTTGGAATTAAGCAGGCAAaattagaaagaagaaaagaaaaaaagaaaaccgAACAACACTGTGacatagaaaatgaaattaacagAATAACAGACAGCAGTGACATTTTAGCTGATGTCATGGAGAGCAAAATTATGAAACCTTCACAA
The nucleotide sequence above comes from Heliangelus exortis chromosome 6, bHelExo1.hap1, whole genome shotgun sequence. Encoded proteins:
- the NCKAP5 gene encoding nck-associated protein 5 isoform X5 — its product is MREKLIHELEEERHLRLESEKRLREVTLESERSRAQMRGLQEQFSRMEETVRNLLQSQGSSGQHGEGTVNIMKVYQEKLSEDSKKCKEGMEKTCMATDEDSRSESSSTEEEKEKTKLLLERLKALEAENSALALENENQREQYERCLDEVANQVVQALLTQKDLREECIKLKTRVFDLEQQNRTLSVLFQQRVRPASDLLLQKLHSRILDLSSGDLLSEVERNRSLMQSRAADAPIHECQQNVKSSIPVLKYQSQLNMTGAGRLYPRSSCSSSELSLSSACSEYSSGSSHTWNDGKTCSKRSSMSWDKRISIGSSLPSNLSSPADDLPPTRIKENHILEALKKLQKQKILLESPSVISKWGYKDCMNSNEGIYSPGVKCGSHNEQTHCKPMETGSVCIEHNKTFSYDSDSHDDADDDSSSSLLLLQEIPSKDSRTYCNKLTHSISDSLFDWDPNRKHLPERNSYFNSKERPEKLTSFVSGFQAEVKSCTRAKLPELPFNQSHANIGWKDFNFQLSDTDDNEVLDELHIESSDEKSPSDLLATPFTEKYTKTSDMLKVTENSHFVSTDKEEKQVSAHSDIRPKICNFVKQQKIIKKTSSEECITVIFDAEDGEPIEFSSHQTGVVTVTRNEISINQPETRSSAEYAELKPQGRTDLQTGTSARNCPAIERPEDETEKQTLGDNTGNKNTAVPMTSSESSHCGNVTLQNTPQQKLVKPVYDGSYKASSTSTVHAGIRQRPNLTKIPSRGKFSPQKNAMMESEETPVAHPVGTATLEKSPALPPVKLSRFKKAQSPPRNFDSKVEFQVPKPPAHLLPGLKHPGRGEGSKHPKSQNPASPLLPQHLTEPSDYGEPPTRDSHCDLATVEARSLSPPLPPGRSTSLLVRPNYAHSPPVPVKLGGAGPSETAKNILKSSPLKGTVNSGFHNQSGNEMQGKTVSSGAKIELSYLQENAEAIMQSKCKSQQPHSACQVLSKVSTKQVCTKSTHQLGFPRNREFSKTDFQKARSFSIGCPSLETTSSQHVYSNKKDISSGSGVDQPQKMSNILPTTPQCHTTSTSEPLLSQVNNSTFSALFHSSDTAHATQHSSEKGMKTRLPVGLKLFVKSPQLLRKSSTVPGKQEKDSINAASKSNVSSNKYQQNESVSVTTRDAMDTELKDSASDTEVKNNFTVGLSMETASPPSHENCSMVVGRADGLENKSVKRSVSSSNKSHLKPALGMNGAKARSQSFSIHTGEKAAASGTEGLGKVRTQIITNTSDRGNSLTRQNSAVEGLQIKAVPGSVVVPETLSYTPKSTENSYSRQSSLGNMSSCNSQHGSPSKLPFRSSPKVDLFHSTSKCDGNKLFSQKDARSLSVQSEKSTESFKHEARSKKSVLPAELELEASATVSSKQTSSFQSLDQIKCPHKVEAAKSPRQQMSLKLAEASEKVFDVLSSPALQPTIEEKVMLCIQENVQKGQGQSKSLTVETKQKSGPSIASWFGFRKSKLPALSSRKAEVPKSKVEKKDAKVSGFGIKQAKLERRKEKKKTEQHCDIENEINRITDSSDILADVMESKIMKPSQDLPGETECEQVKGSTTATYSPRDSFMRELLNRVDKKAAQQTESGSNNVSYRSVSKGSSQGSSVHGNSISSQGNHKKNSNTKADMEMQNQTLAKVVTENLQEEEEDTMTRTTCQSHVIGSCCQMRTLDSGIGTFPLPDSGNRSTGRHISKQDSTLETEILAPSEQVLLSAPSIKAKTLEREVPSAAKSQEAVESIISHSTSDPAMTATGIRPFPSCLPKPASSGIINLSKQSEQVPSSVTSASLEHTEEIVENRKVLPEWTTKRTAKTKDRALRVCAYSASSSDTEPEPEYETKNYFRTAEETFVELTKNNKQGN
- the NCKAP5 gene encoding nck-associated protein 5 isoform X6, which translates into the protein MNGCRNPNHPAQDNDPRGSAFFQLLKEYMDSNKYIEHLVTQLEEQRWNLWREKLSVARLQREVAQSKSEGAMREKLIHELEEERHLRLESEKRLREVTLESERSRAQMRGLQEQFSRMEETVRNLLQSQGSSGQHGEGTVNIMKVYQEKLSEDSKKCKEGMEKTCMATDEDSRSESSSTEEEKEKTKLLLERLKALEAENSALALENENQREQYERCLDEVANQVVQALLTQKDLREECIKLKTRVFDLEQQNRTLSVLFQQRVRPASDLLLQKLHSRILDLSSGDLLSEVERNRSLMQSRAADAPIHECQQNVKSSIPVLKYQSQLNMTGAGRLYPRSSCSSSELSLSSACSEYSSGSSHTWNDGKTCSKRSSMSWDKRISIGSSLPSNLSSPADDLPPTRIKENHILEALKKLQKQKILLESPSVISKWGYKDCMNSNEGIYSPGVKCGSHNEQTHCKPMETGSVCIEHNKTFSYDSDSHDDADDDSSSSLLLLQEIPSKDSRTYCNKLTHSISDSLFDWDPNRKHLPERNSYFNSKERPEKLTSFVSGFQAEVKSCTRAKLPELPFNQSHANIGWKDFNFQLSDTDDNEVLDELHIESSDEKSPSDLLATPFTEKYTKTSDMLKVTENSHFVSTDKEEKQVSAHSDIRPKICNFVKQQKIIKKTSSEECITVIFDAEDGEPIEFSSHQTGVVTVTRNEISINQPETRSSAEYAELKPQGRTDLQTGTSARNCPAIERPEDETEKQTLGDNTGNKNTAVPMTSSESSHCGNVTLQNTPQQKLVKPVYDGSYKASSTSTVHAGIRQRPNLTKIPSRGKFSPQKNAMMESEETPVAHPVGTATLEKSPALPPVKLSRFKKAQSPPRNFDSKVEFQVPKPPAHLLPGLKHPGRGEGSKHPKSQNPASPLLPQHLTEPSDYGEPPTRDSHCDLATVEARSLSPPLPPGRSTSLLVRPNYAHSPPVPVKLGGAGPSETAKNILKSSPLKGTVNSGFHNQSGNEMQGKTVSSGAKIELSYLQENAEAIMQSKCKSQQPHSACQVLSKVSTKQVCTKSTHQLGFPRNREFSKTDFQKARSFSIGCPSLETTSSQHVYSNKKDISSGSGVDQPQKMSNILPTTPQCHTTSTSEPLLSQVNNSTFSALFHSSDTAHATQHSSEKGMKTRLPVGLKLFVKSPQLLRKSSTVPGKQEKDSINAASKSNVSSNKYQQNESVSVTTRDAMDTELKDSASDTEVKNNFTVGLSMETASPPSHENCSMVVGRADGLENKSVKRSVSSSNKSHLKPALGMNGAKARSQSFSIHTGEKAAASGTEGLGKVRTQIITNTSDRGNSLTRQNSAVEGLQIKAVPGSVVVPETLSYTPKSTENSYSRQSSLGNMSSCNSQHGSPSKLPFRSSPKVDLFHSTSKCDGNKLFSQKDARSLSVQSEKSTESFKHEARSKKSVLPAELELEASATVSSKQTSSFQSLDQIKCPHKVEAAKSPRQQMSLKLAEASEKVFDVLSSPALQPTIEEKVMLCIQENVQKGQGQSKSLTVETKQKSGPSIASWFGFRKSKLPALSSRKAEVPKSKVEKKDAKVSGFGIKQAKLERRKEKKKTEQHCDIENEINRITDSSDILADVMESKIMKPSQDLPGETECEQVKGSTTATYSPRDSFMRELLNRVDKKAAQQTESGSNNVSYRSVSKGSSQGSSVHGNSISSQGNHKKNSNTKADMEMQNQTLGLAAR
- the NCKAP5 gene encoding nck-associated protein 5 isoform X2, producing the protein MERKRQLQKREFGKRLSLDSCLMEYMDSNKYIEHLVTQLEEQRWNLWREKLSVARLQREVAQSKSEGAMREKLIHELEEERHLRLESEKRLREVTLESERSRAQMRGLQEQFSRMEETVRNLLQSQGSSGQHGEGTVNIMKVYQEKLSEDSKKCKEGMEKTCMATDEDSRSESSSTEEEKEKTKLLLERLKALEAENSALALENENQREQYERCLDEVANQVVQALLTQKDLREECIKLKTRVFDLEQQNRTLSVLFQQRVRPASDLLLQKLHSRILDLSSGDLLSEVERNRSLMQSRAADAPIHECQQNVKSSIPVLKYQSQLNMTGAGRLYPRSSCSSSELSLSSACSEYSSGSSHTWNDGKTCSKRSSMSWDKRISIGSSLPSNLSSPADDLPPTRIKENHILEALKKLQKQKILLESPSVISKWGYKDCMNSNEGIYSPGVKCGSHNEQTHCKPMETGSVCIEHNKTFSYDSDSHDDADDDSSSSLLLLQEIPSKDSRTYCNKLTHSISDSLFDWDPNRKHLPERNSYFNSKERPEKLTSFVSGFQAEVKSCTRAKLPELPFNQSHANIGWKDFNFQLSDTDDNEVLDELHIESSDEKSPSDLLATPFTEKYTKTSDMLKVTENSHFVSTDKEEKQVSAHSDIRPKICNFVKQQKIIKKTSSEECITVIFDAEDGEPIEFSSHQTGVVTVTRNEISINQPETRSSAEYAELKPQGRTDLQTGTSARNCPAIERPEDETEKQTLGDNTGNKNTAVPMTSSESSHCGNVTLQNTPQQKLVKPVYDGSYKASSTSTVHAGIRQRPNLTKIPSRGKFSPQKNAMMESEETPVAHPVGTATLEKSPALPPVKLSRFKKAQSPPRNFDSKVEFQVPKPPAHLLPGLKHPGRGEGSKHPKSQNPASPLLPQHLTEPSDYGEPPTRDSHCDLATVEARSLSPPLPPGRSTSLLVRPNYAHSPPVPVKLGGAGPSETAKNILKSSPLKGTVNSGFHNQSGNEMQGKTVSSGAKIELSYLQENAEAIMQSKCKSQQPHSACQVLSKVSTKQVCTKSTHQLGFPRNREFSKTDFQKARSFSIGCPSLETTSSQHVYSNKKDISSGSGVDQPQKMSNILPTTPQCHTTSTSEPLLSQVNNSTFSALFHSSDTAHATQHSSEKGMKTRLPVGLKLFVKSPQLLRKSSTVPGKQEKDSINAASKSNVSSNKYQQNESVSVTTRDAMDTELKDSASDTEVKNNFTVGLSMETASPPSHENCSMVVGRADGLENKSVKRSVSSSNKSHLKPALGMNGAKARSQSFSIHTGEKAAASGTEGLGKVRTQIITNTSDRGNSLTRQNSAVEGLQIKAVPGSVVVPETLSYTPKSTENSYSRQSSLGNMSSCNSQHGSPSKLPFRSSPKVDLFHSTSKCDGNKLFSQKDARSLSVQSEKSTESFKHEARSKKSVLPAELELEASATVSSKQTSSFQSLDQIKCPHKVEAAKSPRQQMSLKLAEASEKVFDVLSSPALQPTIEEKVMLCIQENVQKGQGQSKSLTVETKQKSGPSIASWFGFRKSKLPALSSRKAEVPKSKVEKKDAKVSGFGIKQAKLERRKEKKKTEQHCDIENEINRITDSSDILADVMESKIMKPSQDLPGETECEQVKGSTTATYSPRDSFMRELLNRVDKKAAQQTESGSNNVSYRSVSKGSSQGSSVHGNSISSQGNHKKNSNTKADMEMQNQTLAKVVTENLQEEEEDTMTRTTCQSHVIGSCCQMRTLDSGIGTFPLPDSGNRSTGRHISKQDSTLETEILAPSEQVLLSAPSIKAKTLEREVPSAAKSQEAVESIISHSTSDPAMTATGIRPFPSCLPKPASSGIINLSKQSEQVPSSVTSASLEHTEEIVENRKVLPEWTTKRTAKTKDRALRVCAYSASSSDTEPEPEYETKNYFRTAEETFVELTKNNKQGN
- the NCKAP5 gene encoding nck-associated protein 5 isoform X1, with translation MNGCRNPNHPAQDNDPRGSAFFQLLKEYMDSNKYIEHLVTQLEEQRWNLWREKLSVARLQREVAQSKSEGAMREKLIHELEEERHLRLESEKRLREVTLESERSRAQMRGLQEQFSRMEETVRNLLQSQGSSGQHGEGTVNIMKVYQEKLSEDSKKCKEGMEKTCMATDEDSRSESSSTEEEKEKTKLLLERLKALEAENSALALENENQREQYERCLDEVANQVVQALLTQKDLREECIKLKTRVFDLEQQNRTLSVLFQQRVRPASDLLLQKLHSRILDLSSGDLLSEVERNRSLMQSRAADAPIHECQQNVKSSIPVLKYQSQLNMTGAGRLYPRSSCSSSELSLSSACSEYSSGSSHTWNDGKTCSKRSSMSWDKRISIGSSLPSNLSSPADDLPPTRIKENHILEALKKLQKQKILLESPSVISKWGYKDCMNSNEGIYSPGVKCGSHNEQTHCKPMETGSVCIEHNKTFSYDSDSHDDADDDSSSSLLLLQEIPSKDSRTYCNKLTHSISDSLFDWDPNRKHLPERNSYFNSKERPEKLTSFVSGFQAEVKSCTRAKLPELPFNQSHANIGWKDFNFQLSDTDDNEVLDELHIESSDEKSPSDLLATPFTEKYTKTSDMLKVTENSHFVSTDKEEKQVSAHSDIRPKICNFVKQQKIIKKTSSEECITVIFDAEDGEPIEFSSHQTGVVTVTRNEISINQPETRSSAEYAELKPQGRTDLQTGTSARNCPAIERPEDETEKQTLGDNTGNKNTAVPMTSSESSHCGNVTLQNTPQQKLVKPVYDGSYKASSTSTVHAGIRQRPNLTKIPSRGKFSPQKNAMMESEETPVAHPVGTATLEKSPALPPVKLSRFKKAQSPPRNFDSKVEFQVPKPPAHLLPGLKHPGRGEGSKHPKSQNPASPLLPQHLTEPSDYGEPPTRDSHCDLATVEARSLSPPLPPGRSTSLLVRPNYAHSPPVPVKLGGAGPSETAKNILKSSPLKGTVNSGFHNQSGNEMQGKTVSSGAKIELSYLQENAEAIMQSKCKSQQPHSACQVLSKVSTKQVCTKSTHQLGFPRNREFSKTDFQKARSFSIGCPSLETTSSQHVYSNKKDISSGSGVDQPQKMSNILPTTPQCHTTSTSEPLLSQVNNSTFSALFHSSDTAHATQHSSEKGMKTRLPVGLKLFVKSPQLLRKSSTVPGKQEKDSINAASKSNVSSNKYQQNESVSVTTRDAMDTELKDSASDTEVKNNFTVGLSMETASPPSHENCSMVVGRADGLENKSVKRSVSSSNKSHLKPALGMNGAKARSQSFSIHTGEKAAASGTEGLGKVRTQIITNTSDRGNSLTRQNSAVEGLQIKAVPGSVVVPETLSYTPKSTENSYSRQSSLGNMSSCNSQHGSPSKLPFRSSPKVDLFHSTSKCDGNKLFSQKDARSLSVQSEKSTESFKHEARSKKSVLPAELELEASATVSSKQTSSFQSLDQIKCPHKVEAAKSPRQQMSLKLAEASEKVFDVLSSPALQPTIEEKVMLCIQENVQKGQGQSKSLTVETKQKSGPSIASWFGFRKSKLPALSSRKAEVPKSKVEKKDAKVSGFGIKQAKLERRKEKKKTEQHCDIENEINRITDSSDILADVMESKIMKPSQDLPGETECEQVKGSTTATYSPRDSFMRELLNRVDKKAAQQTESGSNNVSYRSVSKGSSQGSSVHGNSISSQGNHKKNSNTKADMEMQNQTLAKVVTENLQEEEEDTMTRTTCQSHVIGSCCQMRTLDSGIGTFPLPDSGNRSTGRHISKQDSTLETEILAPSEQVLLSAPSIKAKTLEREVPSAAKSQEAVESIISHSTSDPAMTATGIRPFPSCLPKPASSGIINLSKQSEQVPSSVTSASLEHTEEIVENRKVLPEWTTKRTAKTKDRALRVCAYSASSSDTEPEPEYETKNYFRTAEETFVELTKNNKQGN